ACGGATCCAAACTGACCAGAGTACTCAGAGAGGAAGTGGCAGGGCAGCAGAAGCAGAGGTGAAGTGGCCAAAGAAGGGCAGCCGCAATCCTGTAGTGACCATCCttccttttcccgtagcctggaagctccccgtgggcagggataataactgccaattctactgcactgtattcatcattcattcaatcatatttattgaacgcttactttgtgcagagcactgtactaagtgcttggaaagtacaattcagcaaaagatagagacaatttcttcccaacaatgggctcacagcctagaaggggaggtgACAGACAACTAACCGaaacagtagacaggcatcagtagcataaaaataaatagaattatagatgtatacacatcattacatTGTTCCGCACTGGACCGGGAGTTCAATTTAAGGTGTTCTAAcacctcctctgccacctccttCTTATTAGGAAtaatatggattgattgatttgaaaaatGTTAACTATGACGTAATAATAAtcgttgcggtatttgttaagtacttattacgtgccagtcacggtactaagcactggggtggatacaagcaaatcaggttggacagagtctctgtcccacatggggctcacagtcttcatccccattttacagatgaggtaactgaggcccagaaaagtgaagggacttgcccaagaccacacaacagacaaatggcagagccggatttagaacccatgaccttctgactcccaggcccatgctctatccactacattatgctgcttctcttctatatgGAGcaagaaggagtggggaaattcTTCCCTGCCTTGGGGTGGCCAAGTGTCTAATGTTAGCCTTGCTGGAATTCCCTTTCCAGGccccttttttaaaagaaattttatgttatttgttaagcatttatcttgtcccaagtactgtactgaatattgggtagatacaggataggttggacacagtccatgtcccatttaataataataataatgactttggtatttgttaaacgcttactatgtgcagagcactgttctaggcgctgggggagatacagggtcatcagcttgtcctacgtgaggctcacagttaatccccattttacagatgaggtaactgaggcacagagaagttaagtgacttgcccacagtcacacagctggcaagcggcagagccgggagtcgaacccatgacctctgactccgaagcccaggctccttccactgagccacgctgcttctcacagtcttaatctccacttcagGGCTCCTTAGGGCTTTAGGGCtctttagggctcacagtcttaatctccactttacagattaggtaactaaggcacagaaaagtgaagtgacacacccaaggtcacacagcagagaagtggaagagctgggattagaagccaggtcctctgacgcccaggcccgtgctgcttctcataggccccgctgcttctccccttcttaaaagctcTTCTGAGATCCCTTCTCTGCCATGAGGGCTTTCTTTTCCCTATATCATAGTATGCCAACTATCGCTTCAGTACCTACAGCCATCCAGAGCACTTATAAACTTATAATATCGGTTTATAAACTCAACCATTCAAGTTCTTCTTTATTCACTTTTCCGTCTATTATCTTGTTTTAAACCAGTTgcatccctcttttctctcctaaaTAAATTTGATGGTCTCCTCtctttagaatataagctccttgaggcctgaTCCCAGAAGGAAGAAATATCTAGGCGATATCTGACCCAAAGCAGCCCCCTGCTGCACCCCTGAGGCTCAGAATCTGGGTGAGGAGGAAGGTGTCTTGAGTGAACAGATTGGAGCTgatgaagggggggtgggagagaggtagggcatgttggggggagagagagttcagggagtaagctccctgagggcacagGTCATGCCTTTTACCTCTAGTAAACTCTCCAgagagctcagtgcagtgttctgcacatagaaggtgctccacagctcgttgtgagcaggaaatgtgtctgcttattgttgtattgtattctcccaagcacttagtagagtgttctgcacacagtaagtgctcaataaatatgattgactaactaaattattattattattaagtgccatcgagtcatttcctactgatagcgactccgtggatatactttctccagaatatcctgttcctctgccataatctgcaacctttctcatggttcttccgttatcgttgttacggtctctatccatctagctgccggtctgcctcttccgcgttttccctggactcttcctagcattagtgtcttctccagagaattagtcctcctactgatgaattgattgcttAAACTTGGTTTATTGGGCTATGAAGTTATATCCCAATTTTCCCATTTCTAGCATATGTCTAGTCCAAACTTCCATCTTGAGACTCCATTTTAATCACTACACCGGGTTGTCTCTTTCCCTATACAAGGCTTACAATATTTAGAAAATTGTCCGAAAGTTCTTCTTCAGAAAGACAAATTATAGGATGTGCTCTTAAATGTcatatattttttaattttattttcaagcatttagaaaaaaaaggTGATGAACACAGTCTAAATCCATCCATCGGTCaaggaatcaatagcatttactgagcatctactttttacagagcactgtataagctcttgggagagaacaatcatcaccgtcgatggtatttattgagggcttactgcgtgcaaagttctatactaagcatttgggagagaactatgGAGCTAAAATCCATATTCATTAGCTACAAGAAGGAATTCAGCTTTGGCACAGATATTAGGTCTACCCTATCTTTATGAATGGGCcataaaagaatgaaaaagacAGATGCAAACAttggagacagaaaaagaaataatTAAAAAGAAATCTGGACAAGAACCAGAAGCCCAATTTAGCATGTTGACATTTTGAAGCAGCTTTGGCAAGAGACCCAGAGTTTGGGTTAGGTAATTATCCACTCCACAGATCTGTTACCCTGGGCCTTGTTAAAAAGTATCTAGGATCTTTAGGGACGGTGTATTAAAATAATTCTTTTCGACAATCTGAAAGGTCTAATGAGTCCAGGGAAGTTAATCTTATATTGGATGAATCCTCAGATAACTCTGACTTGAAATGAAAGCATCTGGCATCACTCTCCATACAGTCTTTCAGTTCCTGAAAACATGAAGATGATAGAGCTGATGGTTGCAAAGTGACGATCGGtcacaacagtaataatgttggtatttgttaagcgcttactatgtgccaagaactgttctaagcgctggggtagatacaagctaatcaggttgtcccacgtagggctcacagtcttcatccccgttttacagatgaggtaattgaggcacagagaagtgaagtgacttgcccaagctcacatagctgacaagtggcagagttgggattagaacccatgacctctgattcccaagcccgggctctttccactaagccacgctgcttgaagcaGGGAAGCTGGACACCTGATTATGACCACACTCTTTCACTCTTCCCAAGGACATGCCGGTCTTCTTTGATTGGGTTTTCTATTTGTTTGTCTAACTGTGCATCACTGAAGAGCATCTGCCTAAGTATGTACCCTGCAAATACTTTTCACATGACTCCAGTGTCAGCATTATAAGTACGATAAAGTGACCTCAGGAAACTCAGTCTTCACTTTGAAGAAGAAGTGAAACATGCGCTCAGCCCCAAGGTAGTGGCATTTATTCACTTTAGATGTTAAAACGGTACCAGTGAATATGAACCTTTTATGTCCCCATAGCTTTGGTACTGAAAAGGTGACACCGCAGCAGTCTCATTAAATTCTTCCCCAAGTTCCGTGCCCTTTTTCTATCTCTTGCATTTTTAAATTAAATCAAGATTCTCTTAGTCACTTAAACCCTACCATCACCCTTTCCTATTCTCTCATGGGCTACCCGATCCTTCAGATCATCTTGTCTTCCTAATGATGACAAAAAACCTTGGGTAAATGAGATGACCTTTCATTTCCTCTGAGGTAACAAGCATCTTCTCAGTGTTTTCTGCAAGGCATCTTTCAGGAGCTCGTTCCTCATACTGTATATCACTGGGTTTAAGATGGGGGTGATGAAGGTGTAAACCACGGATATCCCCCGGCCCGTTTCCGGTGAGAAACTGGCACTGGGGGATAAGTATATGAAGCTGGTGCAGCCGTACCGCAGGAGGACCACGGTGATGTGGGAGGAACAAGTGGAGAACGTGCGGCGGCGACCTTCCGCTGAGCGGATTCGCAATATCACCATCCCTATAGGGACGTAGGAGATGAAGATCAGCGTGGCGGGGATCGCCAAGACCATGAAACTTATGACGTGCAGGGCTGTCTCGTGGACGCGCGTGTCGGCGCGGGCCAGCCTCATGACGGCAGGCACGTCGCAGTAGAAGTGACTGATTTCGATGTTGCCGCGGAATGGAAGTTGGAAGATCAGAGCGGTCAGCGTCAGGGACGACAGAAATCCGAGCACCAGGGCTCCTATCAAGAGCTGTACACACAGCCGCCAGCTCATGATGAGCCTGTAACGCAACGGGTGACAGATGGCTACAAACCGATCGTACGCCATGATGGCTAGCAGGACGCAGTCTGCTCCCCCCAAGAAGACAAAGAAGAACATCTGTGTGCCACAGCCGGCCAGGGGAACTGGGGTTCTGCCCGTCGACAGGAGAGCGGTCATGGCCAAGGGAGCAATAGCGGTGGTGTAGAAGATCTCCAGGATTGCCAGGTTAGCGAGGAAGAAGTACATAGGGGTGTAGAGAGAATAGTTGGTCCAGATGGTGAGTCCTATGGCACCATTACCAGTGAGGCCGAGCAGGTACATGACCAGGAAAGCCACAAAAATCAGGACCTGCACATCTGAATCGGTAGAAAATGGACGAAAGTACAACTGCACCCAGCAAGTTTGGTTTGCCTCTCCCATGAAAGCAGCACCTTAGAATTaccaaagtggaaagagaatttGAGCAATAttagcaccaaaaaaaaaaaatgaaaggttaCTGTAAAATCGGTCTTTAAAGATATACATTATCTTCCTCTGCCATTTAAAGTCTAAGTGACTCAGTTTTGCTCTA
This portion of the Ornithorhynchus anatinus isolate Pmale09 chromosome 3, mOrnAna1.pri.v4, whole genome shotgun sequence genome encodes:
- the LOC100075155 gene encoding olfactory receptor 10V1: MGEANQTCWVQLYFRPFSTDSDVQVLIFVAFLVMYLLGLTGNGAIGLTIWTNYSLYTPMYFFLANLAILEIFYTTAIAPLAMTALLSTGRTPVPLAGCGTQMFFFVFLGGADCVLLAIMAYDRFVAICHPLRYRLIMSWRLCVQLLIGALVLGFLSSLTLTALIFQLPFRGNIEISHFYCDVPAVMRLARADTRVHETALHVISFMVLAIPATLIFISYVPIGMVILRIRSAEGRRRTFSTCSSHITVVLLRYGCTSFIYLSPSASFSPETGRGISVVYTFITPILNPVIYSMRNELLKDALQKTLRRCLLPQRK